Sequence from the Gemmobacter sp. 24YEA27 genome:
CGGGCGCTTTGCGGCCGGGGGATCGTCTGCCCTCGGTGCGGCAGATGAGCCGGATCACCGGGTTCAGCGCGGTCACGGTGCTGCATGGCTATGAGCTTTTGGAAAGCCGTGGCCTGTGCCGGGCGCAGCCGCGCTCGGGCTATTTCGTCACAGCCGTTCCGCCCGCGCCTGACAGCCTGCCCGATACCGCCCCTGACGACAGGGCAGAGGATCTGCACAGCCAGCTCCTGCGTCCACAGCAGGACCGCCGGTTCGAGACCTTTGGCGCCATGTGGATCTGTGACGATCTGATCCCGCGCGCCCAGGCCGACCGCATCATGCGCCAGTCGCTGCGCACCGGCAGCCGCCGCCTCGCCGAGGGGCTGGAGCCCGATGGCGATCTGCGGATGCGCGAGGAGATCTGCCGCCATATCGCCCGCCGCGGCACCTTTGCCCAGCCGGGTGAGATCCTGATCACCGGATCGGCGATCCAGGCCTGCAACCTCTGTCTCGACAGCTTTACCCGGCCGGGCGATACCGTGCTGGTCGAAAGCCCCGGTTATTTCCCGCTGCTGGCCACGCTGCGGCGGCGCGATCTGAAGGTGATCGAAATCACCCCCGATCCGCTGCGCGGCCTTGACCCGGAGGAATTTGCCCGGCTGCTGGCAGCGCATCCGGTGCGCGCCGCGATCCTGACAGTGACCAACCATTTTCCAACCGGCGTCACCTGCCCGCCAGAGGTGATGGAGCGGCTTGTCGCCATCGCCGCGCGGCATGGCACCGTGATCATCGAGAATGATATGTTTGGCGATCTTGGCTACCGGCCGGGCCCGCGCGTCACACTGCGGCATTTCGATCAGGGCGCCACGGTGGTGCAGATCGGCAGTTTCGAATTCACCCTGCCGCCGGAATATGGCTATGGCTGGGTGGTGGGGGGGCTGCACAAGCGCGATCTGCTGGTCACCCATTACATGAACGGCCACCGTCTGCGCGACGGTTTCGTGCAATGGGGCATCGCGCGCTATCTCTCGGGGCGCAGCTATGACCGCCAGCTGCGCAACCTCAACCGCATGCTCGCGCGCCGGATGCAGGAGGGCCGCGCGATCCTGACTGAAGCCCTGGGCGGGCGGGGCGCACTTTCTGATCCGGCGGGGGCTTCACCTGCTGGCTGAGCCTGCCCGCGCCGCTGGATCAGGGCGTGCTTTTGCGCGAAGCGGGCAAGGCCCGGACCAGTTTTTTGCCCGGCACGATCTTTGCGCCTGTCACGCCTGATCCCGGGGCCAATTTCGCCGCGGCGCTGGCGCTGAATTTCTCTTTCCGCTGGACCCAGGAGACCAGCGCGCGGCTGCACCACCTCGCATCGCTTTTATGTGCCGGCTAACATCGCGTATTCTTAGTGCCGCAGATCCGGTTTGCAGCGGCGCTGCAAAGCATGACCATCCCGTCAGGCTGCACTTTCTTCCCTTCCCGGGCGGCCATTAACCCGCGCCTGCGCCAGAAGGAGCAGACGCATCAGCCCCATGGCGGCCAGCACAGTGAGCATGATCAGCACCGAGAAGGCGGCGGCCTGTGTCGATGAACCTGCCTGATCCAGCCGCATCACCGAGACCGCGCCGACGCTCAGCTTCGGGGTGATCAGGAAAATCACCGCCGACAGCGTCACCATCCCGCGCATGAACAGGAAGAAGAACACCGAAATCAGCGTTGGCACCATGATCGGTATGATCGCATCGCGCAGGTTGGCCCAGACACCGCCACCGATCGTGGTCACGGTCTCCTCAAGCTGTCGCGGCACGTTGCGCACGCCCGTCACCATCGTCAGGAACCCCTGCGAATGGTAATGATAGAAGTTGCAGAATGCGATCAGCAGGGCCGAGCCGTAAAGAATGCCGGGAAAGACCGGCTTCACATTGAAGGACAGCACGTAAGACAGCCCCAGCACCAGCCCGGGCACGCCAACCGGAATGATCGCCAGCAGATAGACCAGCCTTGCCGGGCCGCGTGACATCTTGCGCTGCGCAAGCACCAGGGCGAAGAGCATCAGGGTGCCAAAGGTCGCGGTGATCAGCGAGGCATAAAGCGAGGTCCAGAGCGGATCATAGGCGCCATGGGTGGTGATATTGTAGTTCTTCAGCGTGAGGCTCATTTTATAGGGCCAGAGCTGCACAAAGCTTGCGAAGATCACCACCGCGACAATCGCGATCAGGAACAGCGCGGTCAGGTAGCTGGCGGCCCAAAGCGGAATATCGCGCGGCGCCCAGCGGTCGGGCTCGACCGGGATCGCGCCTTCCTGGATGCCGCCGCGCTGTGCGGCGACTTTTTCAAGATAAAAGGCCAGCAAAGTGGGGATCAGCAGTAGGATCCCGACCACCGCGCCCATGTTGAAATTCATCTGGCCGACGACCTGAGCGTAAATCTCGGAGGCCAGCACCCGGTAATTGCCGCCGATCACCGCCGCATTGCCGAAATCGGTGATGGTTACGGTGAAACAGACAAAACCCGCGCTCAGAAGGCCGAACCGCAGCGATGGCAGCGTGATATCGACAAAACGCCGCCAGGGCGAGGCGCCCAGTACCAGTGCCGCATCATATTGACGCCGGTCGGCATAGCGC
This genomic interval carries:
- a CDS encoding PLP-dependent aminotransferase family protein — encoded protein: MTRYEKVAGMITARIGAGALRPGDRLPSVRQMSRITGFSAVTVLHGYELLESRGLCRAQPRSGYFVTAVPPAPDSLPDTAPDDRAEDLHSQLLRPQQDRRFETFGAMWICDDLIPRAQADRIMRQSLRTGSRRLAEGLEPDGDLRMREEICRHIARRGTFAQPGEILITGSAIQACNLCLDSFTRPGDTVLVESPGYFPLLATLRRRDLKVIEITPDPLRGLDPEEFARLLAAHPVRAAILTVTNHFPTGVTCPPEVMERLVAIAARHGTVIIENDMFGDLGYRPGPRVTLRHFDQGATVVQIGSFEFTLPPEYGYGWVVGGLHKRDLLVTHYMNGHRLRDGFVQWGIARYLSGRSYDRQLRNLNRMLARRMQEGRAILTEALGGRGALSDPAGASPAG
- a CDS encoding ABC transporter permease subunit, translated to MSAAGKPVTRGLDTPFEERLFQRVVLLVPLAGLALFFLYPLAIVIWRSLLQRDGAVGFGNYREILALDHLWRVVWNSMVMSGLTALICVSLGLVIAYAMSRSRIPLRWLVSLALILPLLAPSLVQALGLIFMFGRNGLLNYLTGMQMQIYGLPGLVIANSMYALPQAVMILAVALRYADRRQYDAALVLGASPWRRFVDITLPSLRFGLLSAGFVCFTVTITDFGNAAVIGGNYRVLASEIYAQVVGQMNFNMGAVVGILLLIPTLLAFYLEKVAAQRGGIQEGAIPVEPDRWAPRDIPLWAASYLTALFLIAIVAVVIFASFVQLWPYKMSLTLKNYNITTHGAYDPLWTSLYASLITATFGTLMLFALVLAQRKMSRGPARLVYLLAIIPVGVPGLVLGLSYVLSFNVKPVFPGILYGSALLIAFCNFYHYHSQGFLTMVTGVRNVPRQLEETVTTIGGGVWANLRDAIIPIMVPTLISVFFFLFMRGMVTLSAVIFLITPKLSVGAVSVMRLDQAGSSTQAAAFSVLIMLTVLAAMGLMRLLLLAQARVNGRPGREESAA